Genomic window (Eublepharis macularius isolate TG4126 chromosome 6, MPM_Emac_v1.0, whole genome shotgun sequence):
AGTTACATTGCTTATGAGCATCAAAAGATCTGATATAtaaccatttttttatttttgaaatttcatgtcatttatactctgtctttctccccagtggggaaccaaagcagcttacatcattctctcctctcctctattttatcctcacaacaaccctatgaagtaggttaggctgaatgtatgTGCCTGCCCCAAGGTCACTCCATGCAGAGTAGAAATTAAAACCTGGGTCTTCCTTATCTTAGTCCTATACCCTACTGGTTCTTTTTTTATGCATATATCTAAATAAAGAGAAAACATTATTTCAGTCCAACTAAGACCTAATTAAAACTGAATGCAATCTCTTCACTACTCATTTTAAGAATCAAATCTTCTATCTCCCCTTCATTAAAAAGTTCCCACTAGAAGTTCTTAACAGTAGCTTTCCTTAAATGTAGAAGGGCAAAGTTGTAATTTATAAAAGTTATAATATAAAAGTTATTCAAAGGCAGTTGGGAGAAAGTAACAATTTAATGGAATAGGCTCCAAATAAAAGAGGGAATCTCTCATTCCCACGTATGAGCATGTACCtccaaaatcttttaaaaacttggTTTAAAGGGCTGGATCTAAAACTATTGTTCCATGTGTGGAAGGTGCATTCTGCTCTCAAGTGGCTGTTTCACATCACACTATTCAAGAAAAAATCTGAATAAATTTTGCTGCCTGTTGAAGCTCTAACACAAACATTAAAACTACTTTGGGATTAATCCATATGCAATCTTCCACAACAGTTCAAGTGGCTATTTTCATTCTACTTATGGCTCTTCGGATTCAACCTGTAGGAATCAATGTATTAAAGTTGACTGCAAAAATACATAATTTTAAACCAACCTTACAGTAAACTGCAATACTATATATTGTTGACATCCTATTATACTATTCTCTTTTCATATTACAGTGCTGATATGCCTGTCAGGAAATTAGTCTAtgtacagaatttttttaaaaaatgaaaactttttttgAATTTTTCTTAGAACACTTTGGAAAAAATTAGGTATTTGTATATCATAACATTTGAGAGTTTATCAAAAGACAACTTTGGAATCCAGATTCATTTGTGGGGGAGGTACAGAATTTCATGTTTCATCTAGAAATGCATTACCAAAGATGTTACATAAAAACCATTACATAAATTTCAAATACAAGCCAATAAATTAATACAGAAATACAAAAACcacctgttagcctcttgccatgaaaactctgccaggggtcgccataagtcagctgtgacttgagggcactctccaccaccaccacaatggACACTAGCAGCTGCACAAAATCCGGCCACCTTATCCTTATCAAGGCTCATGGtccaaaaggagaaagaaaatataCAGTTCTTCACATCTACCTGGAATTTTTTTGGAGAATAGGAGTAATGACATGTCTTAAGATCACAACAAACAGGGCAATTCAGCAAGACATGCCCAACTGTTTCAAAGTGTATTGTATTTCATGTATTTTGCATGAATCCATCACTCTTACTTTTCAAGGATAATTCATTTTCTGATGCTAGTTTACTACTCAGTTGTTAGAAAAGCTTATCATTAAAATATATAGATATTTGGCACAGAAAAATTTCGCTCATGAAAAAATGTTCAAATCCAGTATTTGACTGAATCAGAGGAGTTATCTTTACAACAATGCTAAGTAACCCTTCTTACCTGTTTTCTCAATCTAGCGCTTCAACAGTGTGACAGAAATAATAGAAAATCATCAACGAAATTCTCTCGTTCTCATTGACAGTCAAAACAACACCAAAGACTCCACCAAACTAAAATTTATTACTAGAGTTTGATAACTGTATTGAGAACTCGACATGGAAAATATTGCAGGCCTCACCTTTTCAGAGCGTTCAAGATCAAGTATTTGAACAAGCATCTAAATCTACAATTAGAAGATTTTTCCTCCAAAAGTTCTacagaaaaaagtcacttttttgacaagcacacacacaaatttaTAAGAGAACCAAGATAAATTTGGTACTGGTAGAATTAACTATTTGTGACTTTAATTTTATGATGATGTTATTCCAAATTCACACCTGAGCCATTATGTActtgaaatgtattttttttctcatgGCATTCCAAACTTAACAGAGAAGCAGAACAGTCACTGATAAAATGTAATTATTTAATACACCTAAAGGAATTGTACCTTCCATAGCACACTCTTGCTAATGTTAATTTCTTGTGAAATTCACAGACTTGTCAAACTTAAGAATATCTATGCCAAGATAAGTTACTGCTTGGAATAAGTGAGAGGCAAGATTGTTTTCTAGGACGAAAGACCAAGTCAGGGTTTCAATATGATGTAATAATGGATTTCATATTGGCTTCAGCTGTATTTGTTGAAACCAATGTTACATTTTTTTAAGTAAAAGTACATGTAAATATAGTATTAAAAGAACTAAATTTCTATTACCATGAACTGAGTGCATGTGAGTATATATTATTGTAATCAAGCACCTTGTTGTAATGTTCATATTTCAAGTATGCCTAATCTCTCAAATTTGCATAAAACTGGTATTTAGACTTGCATGCTACTGCTCTTTAAATATTCACGTAACAATAGGCATCCTGTTAGTTTACAGTGTATTGGTACTCAAGGAATTTGTACTTTAAAATCTTAGGACTTCCACATTATTTATACCAGATGGACACAGGTCTATTAAAATACTTCATTAACTGTAAAGGTTTTATTTTCTTCCATCATGAAGAAAACAAAATTTGAAATGAGACACACTACACATTTCAGACTACATTACTTTGTACTGAGACAGGCTTTTAAAAGTTAAGCAGTGCAGCTGCAACTCAGCAATGATCCCGTTATTGACCTTTGGCTTTAACTGGCAATGGGATGTACTCTTAGGCATGCATTTGTGTAAACTATAGCACTGAAAATAAAAAGCATGCATGATATACCACTGCGAGTCACAAGCATGTTTTTGTCAAGACCCTGATGATGAACAGGCCAAAAGAGCAAATGTAGCTCTGTTCAATAATCACATTATTTTACTAGTCTGTACACTCAGATTGGCAACTCTTTCATATCATACTAGGTAACAATATAATTGAACAAACCAAATTAAATACAGCTCCATTGTAATATTTTCCATGTTGCTATGAAACTGTCatttatttcaaaaatattttagtaTCAAAATGCAGTTGTGTGTAGCTCAGAGACTACAGGTTACCATCAAAATATTAAGTTGTTTATTCTTCCCCAAAACAGCCAATCCATTTAGTTTCATGGCAAAGGAATTTTTTGCATACATTTCTACATGCTTCCAATAGCTGACCTACCACCGAATCCACAAGTTCTAATTGTCATTTGCAAAAATATAAGGCTTTAGTTTTTCTTTCTACTCAATATAGCTACATGAAACAATTCTGTTTGGCTTTCATATACAATGAATACAAAGTACGAAGAACAAAGTACTTGCACTTCAAGTAAATATGCACAAAAACGTAGCATTTAATAGTATTTTAGTGATATTTATACCAAAAGGGAGTTTGCAACCAAGGAATCGGGAGCAgtctgagacttggaagggaagccatgaaggaactagaaagatCCTGAAGCATAAGAAAATGTTGCTGGAGACTAAGATAATCATACTATAGTATTCCCTATTACTAAGTATGGATGTGAtggttggacaatgaagaaaattgGTAAGTGGGTTCTGAATGACTTCTCCCAACAagctaaactgaggctatcgtactttggtcatattgTGAAAAGTCAAGAAGACTCACTGgtaaagacaataatgctagaaagttgaaggcagtaggaaaaggggaagacccaacatgagatagATTGATACAGTAAAGGAAACCACGTTCTTCTGTTTGCGAATGGAAGGGTGTTAACAattggatattttggaggtcattaattcatagggtcaccataaattggaagtgacttgacagcacttaacacacacatttattgAGTTCATTTAAATGTATCAGACTTACAAGGCAAATGTATTCATTCCTGTCAGTATGTGGAAAGAAATAGCAACCCATCTTCAGATCTGATCTACCACTGATCCAGAACTAGAAAACCTTTTCGATTGCTGGAATTTTCCCAGTCTTCTTGAATATAATAATCTTAGAATGGAATACTATTTATTTGCATCCAACACTTCTGAATACTATTCAATTTACCAAGAATCATtagaactgttttttttaaatacgaAACTGTTCAATTTTGTTAGCTGTGAGAATGGACTAAAATTTAAtagcaatattacaaaaatgaCAAAAGATGTACAGTCAGCTAACATACTCTCAGACAGCATTAAAAACAGCTATTTTGTAGGAAAGTCATTTCACAGACATTCTGCCTGGATGCTCTGAAGCACAAGCCACACGATTGAACTTTTGTAGAAGGCAAATTATTTTTCAAAACGCAAGGCAACATCCTTATAACATTTCCTCCATGTGTTGTATGTTACTTTAAACTCAGTCAAATTCATGGTGTGTACTTATGACtttttatataaatattaaaaaaaatgcataaaaagTTGGAATGTCTACACATGGAAACAGATTAATCATCCTAAATCTCTTCTGGTAAACTTATACTTTACTAAATATAAGCATATTTAAGCTattacatatctgaagaagttcaAGTGACTAACACCAAGACTGTTTTTTAAGTTACCAAGTATAGATTTTTAACAGCAAGCTAATACTTCAATTTACAATAAAGACGTGTGCTTTACTCATTATTTTAAATAGCCAATAAAAATACAGAGCAATATATCTATAACAATTTTTGATACCAAGATATGTGCAGGGGAGTTCTTAAGAGGTAATTCTGAATTGCATTTCTTGTTTAAAAGCTTCATTATTTTCCTGAGATACATTATAAGACATGAtcaagcactgaaaaaaaaattacaaatatgaGTCCATGTTACTGCTCAGTATACTTGAAATTTTCCCTGCTAATTCCATAGGATTAGTTCTCATCATCAAATGAAGCTTATTTTTCTACAAGATGTACAACAAATACTAACTGCTCACTTTCCTTCCAGTACAAAATGTATAATCTGCTGTGGAtctcagaaaggtggactataataaatgaataataaataatattaattttTCTTGTGTATTTctatcaataaatacaattatactCTTATAAACTGTATATTCAGGACTCACTAGGGAGTGATCCCAATATGGCAGAAGTCTTGAGTTATGTACGTGGACACTTCTCTGACCCCCTTACTTGAAGAGCAGAAGAGTGATGGCTGATGCAGCCTGCACATTTATTCAAACATGGTATCTGCCCTATACCATGACTGAATATCCTTATTCTTTTGGGGATCAAGAATACACTTTATTAAACATTTGCAATAAAACTTGTTCAAATGCTATGTTGCTATTATGAGGGATGCAAGAGGAAGCTCATCAGAACTGTCATGCTTAGATTTCTTTCCAGGAGGTAACATCTGTACAGGTTAATAAACTTAAAGATGCAATCCTATAGTtcatggagaaaaattattttgattGAATATTGACTACAGGTTACAATCTTAAGAGATTTTGTAGAGTAGATGGTGAATCAACACAAATAAAAGCCTGAGCAAAAACCAAACACCATCTTTACAACACAACCACCAGTGTTGTATTGTCAATATTAGTTCCATAATTAGTCAATAATTGTCAACTATTTCCATAATTTAGGGCAGAACATACATTCAACGTGGGGAAAACATGGTTTTTGTCTGAATCGGAAAGGTGTCCAAACATGGAAGGGGGTTGTTCTGATGGGTACCCAATGTTCTTAGGAATAGTATGAAGCATTAAAGGAAGTCAAGACTGAAGTACTCCTAATAAAAATTACACTGACTAGTGCTCTCCTCCCCAACAAACATTGTGAACACTCAAAGTGAGCATGAGATTTCTAGAAAGACCAAAAGAAACATCTGTCATTCTGAAACACCACACACATTGTGAATACGCTTCCAACCAATTTCATCCTCAGGCTTAAACACAATAACATGTTTATTGATTTATATGAAAAATACTCCACTAAGAAAGTAGACAAACTGCACAGAAATAGTACAAGTGTCATGTGCATAGCTTAAAGCATTCACATATGGCTTTGTTAAAAAGAAACTGTTAGGAACCCTGGTCCTATGTGGACCTATGGGTATACAGTTGACACAAAAGTAAACTGCTTCACATCTTTTAGGCACTTGCTAACAACAGTGTTCAAtccctggaaaagaaaaaaaattgttcttGTTTTTAAAGATCAAGGGAAAATACAGCAATAGCTGCGTGTAGCTGAAAAAACCTTTTTAGTAGTGCATGCACAGAGCTGGAAAAATACAATTCCTGTGCAAGATTTATAGCAAATAACTGAAGTACAAAAATATGTAcacattttgattttaaatatataCAGAACAAAAAGCCCTGAAattcattttctaaataaaaatatatgacATGATAGTAGTAACAAAATGCAATTTACACTGCAATTGCAACTATTTAATTTAAATTCATACATGTTCATTTTAGGTGCTACCACAAAACTTgctctttaaaaaatgtatttagtaCACTGCTGTCATCCAAAATTTGTAATTAGATTAACTTTGTTTTGCCTTCTCCACTAATCATAATAAATTACCCTAATGAATTCCAGTCTCGAGTGGCTTCCATTAGATGACGCTGCCCATGCCCCACCCAGTTGTCCTGATTGTCAAATATCCTCCCACAAAACCAGCAACTAAACTTAGTTTTCAGTGTATTATCAGAGGTAGTTTTTACAATCTGATAATTATTTTTGCTAGTCTTCTTCAGagttaattttaaaacaaacctCTCTTTTACAGGACTAACAGGTTTCAGCATTCTGCGCTTTCTTCGGGGGATATCATCAGTGATTATGTACAAACTGTTACTATAATATGCTGGTTCCAGAAGAGCATCAATAGTTCTTTTTGACAAAGAAACCTTTAGCACATGTCCTTTAAATTTAGCAATAGTCTTCATAACATTTACAACTTCTGGAACATCTGCATCAGGATGGTTTAGTACTACAACTGGTTGATTTCTTCGGGGGCATTTGACAAGTTGTTTAGAATTAAAAGGAAGTAATTTTAGAATCCTCACAGTGTCTTTTGACGCTTTTTGTCTACAAGGAGTCTGAATCAAGGATTCCAATTCACTGAtatccatttgatttttttctttacacTTTCGATGCAACATTTTCTTTCTAGGAAGTTCCTGAAGATCATCCTTAGCTTTCCGCTTCAAATTCCTGTTCTTCTGTGAAGCTGCAACTGTAGAAACCTTAATGTTACTTTGCTTTGAATGCCGCTTAGGTTTTGAAATTTTGTGTGTCATAGTCCCTGCTGACATTTGGCTTCCAAAACCACTTCCTTTGTTGGTCATTAATGTTTGCACAGAGTCAGATGGACATTTTTGTGACCGTGTCTTCACATGTTTGGAGGAATGTACAGATTCTACAGAAGTGAAAGGATCCTTGGATTTACAGCTTGAAAAACAGGCATTTGCTGGCATCAATTTTCCTGGAGAGATTAAGGCATCGCTAGAAGAAAAGGCTGTCTTTTTTTGTTCTAGCGCAGGGCTATTAAAGGAATGCATATTATTGAAAGATGACACAACATTGCTAACTGGTTGACAGTTCTCTGCAGCAGGGAAGGTCTTAATTTTCAAAAAAAGCTTCTGTTGCATTGCTCCAGGTTTCTTTGGTTCAGTATTTTGAGTACATGCAGTACCATGAAAAACATTAGGATTCTGTACTAGGGATTTGTTTGGCGACATACATTTCAGAAAAACCGCTTGTCTGCCATTGGGCAAAAGTGCATAAACAGGTTGTTCTTGTCCAATCTCCTGTTGTTTTCTTGACTCCAAGGAGTCAACTTTACTATCTTGAAAACCAGTAAGTATTTTCACAGAGGAAATTCCACTCTCATGACAGTCACCTGAATTAGTAACATTAAGTGGTTCCTTATGTGGCACTGAAGAAGCACTTACTGCTCCACTACATGCACTAACACCAAGGGAATTTTTTATACTTCTGGAACTACCTATTCTCAACTCCATCTCTGATGCAGATACTGCTTCTTTAGCACAGTCTTTAGAGGGAAATTTACTTAAAACCTGAGAATTATTTTCAGTGGCATTTGAAATTGTTCCAAGTGATCCACTACCAAATGTCAAAATCATTCCAGGTCCTTTGTTTAAAAGTAAAGATGTAGTTCTTGTTGCCTGAGTATTTGATGAACTTGTGTTCAGAGAAGGTTTTCCTGAAATAACCTGTAATCCTTGTTGGTGAGCAAGACGCAAAGGAACAAAGTATCTTGATGGAGATGACTGAAGCAGTACTGCTTTTTTCTGTTCTGAAAGTGACGGACGGGTAGCATTACGGCCTTGGATAGTGTAGTGCAATTTATCTTTTGCCAACTGTTGTGTTATGATTGTATCTGTCTGAGTTTTAAGTAATCCACCAATTCCTGTTGTCCTTGGAGTTGAATGTATTTCTTGCGTTCTAAGAGATGTTATTGGGACCCGTCTTTCATTCTTAAAATATAAACTTTCATTTGTTGTGCTGCAGTTCGCATTTAGGTCTCTTTTGAATGTAGCAGCAGAATGGGCTAAGCTGCACATAACTGCTGGGTCTTTGAAGTGTGTAAATGTTTTACAACCTGAACTATTAGAAAGTGATTGCTCATAATCAGTTTTTATATACTTCTGTGGGTGAATAGTTGGTTTTCTTTTTAATACATCTTGTAATGACTGATTTACTTCTGGCGACAAATAATGTGATGCCTGATTACTCTGGAGTGAAAAAACTGATGTTATTTTAGGCATAAATGAATTAACACAATTAGAAGCATTGTCTTGTTTAGATTTTTCAGCTACATGTTCCAATACTTGATTTAACCTAGTATTCAAATATCGCTTGCCATCATGATGATTTTCTGTACAACACTGTCCATCAATTGCACGTTTAGACTGACCGGTTGAAAATACTGGAGACTCCTTGGTATTTACATTGCCATAAATAGGTAGCACTGAAGATCTTTTTTCTAAATTTATCCCTGCTGCAGACTGTGGAAAGCATGCTGTAGTTTCACCTACAGAACTCCTTAAGACAGGAAAGGTCTTGTTGGGCATAAGCTCCTTGGATGTATCCAGAATGCCTATTTTAGAGTAATTATGGAAAGGCAATGTTGTTTGATTAGAAAAATCAGTTGGATAATAAACATTATTGTGTTTACTGTTACTGTTCATTTCACCATTCATTATTTTGAATTCTGAAGGAAAAGTTTTTTTCATGGGATCATAATGGAGCATATTTGTTCCAGCAGAAGATAATACCTGAGGATGATCTTGAGGTATATTATTCTTCCAAGAGACATTATCTTTAGTTCCAGTCTGTGACATCAAACAAGAACCAAGTGTGGCAGTATCTGACTTCACTGGAAAATGAGTAGCATACTTTCCTACCACCACAACAGGAGGTACAACAGCTTGTGATGTATTCCAACTAAAATAGCTGTTACTttcttgctttatttttcctgaaGATTGATTAGAATATTGATTAGATAATGGAGATGTTAATGAGTGAACAGAATTATTTGTAGACATCTGATTATTTTCATGAGACCCAGCACCAGAAAGTAAACTGAAGTTGTTGGGTGACTGCTGTAGACATTCTGCTGAACTATTTTTAACCCCATCGATTTTATTTCCTGCTGCCAAATTTGGTTTATCTGTGGGAAGAAGTTTTATTACTATGTGTTGCTTTCCATCCACCATTTTGAATCCCATAAATTTAGCACTGTAGTTTGCTGGAAcagatattttattatttttcaccATCAACACTGTAGGACCATGAACAGCTTTTGTCAACAACCCAAGTCCGGAACATAATCCATCTTCTGCTCTATTGTACTGTAGAGCCGTAGGGGGTTTTGTTCCATTGTGGATATGCTTTTCACCATGAAACATGTGGTCTTCATTTAGCTGCGTTTCTTTTGCAGATTGGCTTATCTCTTCAGATTTAGGCTCtattttctttgcattttcaACAACTTGTCTCTCTTCTTCAATTCTGCAACTGCTACTGGTAATTCTTTTGCGTCTCCACAGCGCCTTTCTTGAAGCACCTGTTTTGTACCTTTTCAAAATAAGTTTTAGTCCTGCTGAAGTCTCCATCTTCTTTTCACTGTTATCTATATCCATTTTATCTTTTGCATAGAGGTGGTCTCTGTGCAAAGCAATAATATGCTTTATAAGGTAAGTTTTCCTTGATGTCATGTAATTACAATACTGACAACTGAAGGGAAACGTGCCAGTGTGTGAAAGAACATGTTTCTGAAACTCTTCTTTTGAGAAACTTACATGTAGACATTTATCACATTTATACTGTATTTCATTGTGCCTGTGAATATGCTGAACAAATGTGCCTACATCCAGGGTAGAAAACCTACATCTTGCACACTGAAAATGACCATTAACACAATGCCTAGATGTGAAATGTTTTGTCAAATCCAGCAGTGTATATCTATGTTCATCATTACAAATTTCACATTTCACTAAAGTGCTACGATGCGTCCGACGGTGTTGATTAAATGACTGAAAATCAGTAGCTGAAAAATTACACATTTCACAGGGGTAAGATGGCAACTCTCCATGGTGCAGCAGCTGAAAATGTTTCTGTAGATCATTTGGGCTGTATCGAATGTTGTTTCTGCATTTTGTACAGCTAAAGTTCAGTATTTTTGCAGACGTTTTCAATCCCTCTTCATAGTGCAGTTCTGGTTTACTTTGTGGAGCAAAAATCTCAGAACAGTGTGGATAGCTACCATTCATATCCTCTTGTATGAAAAATGTAGTTGCGGGTTTCTCTTTACATCCAAATAATTTCATGTATCTGTCAATTTCATGTTTAACTGTCACTTCATTGGGGATATTTACTCTGGGCAACTCAATTTTCAcattttttaatccataagaaagAATGTCTGAAATTGCAGGCTGAGATGTAGACTTTTCAGCAACAGTTTCTGATACTGGATCGGATACTCCATCCGGCACACTGTATTTTAATAAACTTGTCTTTTCAATGTTACAGGATTGTTCCTGttcaaaagacatttttaaaaaaatattttagtatACTATGTTTTGTCCTTTAGTATACTGTGCTTTTTGTCCTTGTGCTGAAATATTTCCAGAGTGCCAGTTTTTTCCAACTAGGTATACCTGAAATAAAAATTACAAAGTTAATTTTAAACGATATTGCAACAAAAATGATACATACCAGGTTCACATTTTAAAATCTAACCATTTGCATGTTAACATGGCTCAAAATAATAAAAGATGAGCCCAACCCTTAAAGCTTTAACTTATTTCTCTCCATGGCACAGTTGCTTCTTCTTAAGCAGCCTAGACATTATAGATGAAACTTGCATTGTGGTAACACATTTTTTAGCCACTGTCATTCCCCCCTGGATACCCAAGTTACTAATAGCTCCTCCTTCATATGGTTGCTTCTCATTCACCAGCTGGAAATGGCTATAGTTCATGAAGCAAAATGTCATCACTTCCTGCCTGCCATCGCCTGCTTGTCCCAGTCAATTTTCAGAGCTACACACATCCAGCTATTTTGCCAGCATTCCTCCTCCAAACTAATCAGCAAATGCAGTGCCGCCTAGCTTTCTATGATTATTCTACTAATTCCAAACttggacaggacttgactaaacAGGCAGATGCCACCACtacactaacagtgtaatcctaagcagagtgacaccaTTCTAAACCCACTAACTTCAATGTATTTAGGAAGGTGctactctgattaggattgcaatgtaagatGTACAAATAAAAATCCACAAAATGCAATTCATAATCCTGTTGATTTCACTAAAAGAAATTTACTTTTACAAAAGGTCCTTTGAAACATATTAGTAGGTATGACAGCCCAAGTGCAGAGACTGAACCATTAGAACACAAATGGAATAAATATGCAACCTAAAATTTTTGAACCAAAATTAAACATAGTTAAGTACATTTTAAAAGCTGTTGCATTATGCCCAACTACTACTAAATAATTTCAAAAGCAAATGCTTATGCAACTATATAAGGCAATATGTACACTTGAGGAGTGGGATGTAGGAATTTTAACAAGGACATGGTATCAGAAATAAGAGTGTCTTCTTATGCAGAGGTTTCCCCTAGGGGTCAgtaattttattaaagaaaatcctctttcaaaaaaaattaacaagataGCTGTTCTATCAAGAGTTACTAAAGTGATGATGCCAAAGGGGGCAGGGGCTCCAACATGTAGCACTGACTGATATCCACCCTTAGCACAGCAGAAACAAACTGGTAGCCAATCATGTtgatttacttttatttattagatCGATAACTTGTCTAATGTCTTCAAACTCAGTCAATATTGGCAACATGTGCTTAGCTGAAATAACATTAGCTGAAATAACATGGATGCCCTTTCCATAGTACGTGACCCAATCTAGATAACAAGATAAAATATACTGCTAATGAT
Coding sequences:
- the ZNF518A gene encoding zinc finger protein 518A is translated as MSFEQEQSCNIEKTSLLKYSVPDGVSDPVSETVAEKSTSQPAISDILSYGLKNVKIELPRVNIPNEVTVKHEIDRYMKLFGCKEKPATTFFIQEDMNGSYPHCSEIFAPQSKPELHYEEGLKTSAKILNFSCTKCRNNIRYSPNDLQKHFQLLHHGELPSYPCEMCNFSATDFQSFNQHRRTHRSTLVKCEICNDEHRYTLLDLTKHFTSRHCVNGHFQCARCRFSTLDVGTFVQHIHRHNEIQYKCDKCLHVSFSKEEFQKHVLSHTGTFPFSCQYCNYMTSRKTYLIKHIIALHRDHLYAKDKMDIDNSEKKMETSAGLKLILKRYKTGASRKALWRRKRITSSSCRIEEERQVVENAKKIEPKSEEISQSAKETQLNEDHMFHGEKHIHNGTKPPTALQYNRAEDGLCSGLGLLTKAVHGPTVLMVKNNKISVPANYSAKFMGFKMVDGKQHIVIKLLPTDKPNLAAGNKIDGVKNSSAECLQQSPNNFSLLSGAGSHENNQMSTNNSVHSLTSPLSNQYSNQSSGKIKQESNSYFSWNTSQAVVPPVVVVGKYATHFPVKSDTATLGSCLMSQTGTKDNVSWKNNIPQDHPQVLSSAGTNMLHYDPMKKTFPSEFKIMNGEMNSNSKHNNVYYPTDFSNQTTLPFHNYSKIGILDTSKELMPNKTFPVLRSSVGETTACFPQSAAGINLEKRSSVLPIYGNVNTKESPVFSTGQSKRAIDGQCCTENHHDGKRYLNTRLNQVLEHVAEKSKQDNASNCVNSFMPKITSVFSLQSNQASHYLSPEVNQSLQDVLKRKPTIHPQKYIKTDYEQSLSNSSGCKTFTHFKDPAVMCSLAHSAATFKRDLNANCSTTNESLYFKNERRVPITSLRTQEIHSTPRTTGIGGLLKTQTDTIITQQLAKDKLHYTIQGRNATRPSLSEQKKAVLLQSSPSRYFVPLRLAHQQGLQVISGKPSLNTSSSNTQATRTTSLLLNKGPGMILTFGSGSLGTISNATENNSQVLSKFPSKDCAKEAVSASEMELRIGSSRSIKNSLGVSACSGAVSASSVPHKEPLNVTNSGDCHESGISSVKILTGFQDSKVDSLESRKQQEIGQEQPVYALLPNGRQAVFLKCMSPNKSLVQNPNVFHGTACTQNTEPKKPGAMQQKLFLKIKTFPAAENCQPVSNVVSSFNNMHSFNSPALEQKKTAFSSSDALISPGKLMPANACFSSCKSKDPFTSVESVHSSKHVKTRSQKCPSDSVQTLMTNKGSGFGSQMSAGTMTHKISKPKRHSKQSNIKVSTVAASQKNRNLKRKAKDDLQELPRKKMLHRKCKEKNQMDISELESLIQTPCRQKASKDTVRILKLLPFNSKQLVKCPRRNQPVVVLNHPDADVPEVVNVMKTIAKFKGHVLKVSLSKRTIDALLEPAYYSNSLYIITDDIPRRKRRMLKPVSPVKERFVLKLTLKKTSKNNYQIVKTTSDNTLKTKFSCWFCGRIFDNQDNWVGHGQRHLMEATRDWNSLG